In Hahella sp. KA22, one genomic interval encodes:
- a CDS encoding DUF4573 domain-containing protein: MMMTRLIQRTQLIQPIQPIQPIQPIQPIQLIQLIQLIQLIQLIQPIQPIQPIQPIQPIRQIQRTQPIQLIRQIQPIQPIQPIQPIQLIRQIQPIQLIRQIQRTQLIQLIQLIQLIRQIQPIQPIQLIQLIRQIRQIRQIRQIRQIRQIQQIQRSN, from the coding sequence ATGATGATGACTCGACTGATCCAACGGACCCAACTGATCCAACCGATCCAACCGATCCAACCGATCCAACCGATCCAACCGATCCAACTGATCCAACTGATCCAACTGATCCAACTGATCCAACTGATCCAACCGATCCAACCGATCCAACCGATCCAACCGATCCAACCGATCCGACAGATCCAACGGACCCAACCGATCCAACTGATCCGACAGATCCAACCGATCCAACCGATCCAACCGATCCAACCGATCCAACTGATCCGACAGATCCAACCGATCCAACTGATCCGACAGATCCAACGGACCCAACTGATCCAACTGATCCAACTGATCCAACTGATCCGACAGATCCAACCGATCCAACCGATCCAACTGATCCAACTGATCCGACAGATCCGACAGATCCGACAGATCCGACAGATCCGACAGATCCGACAGATCCAACAGATCCAACGATCCAACTGA
- a CDS encoding YncE family protein, with protein sequence MRKNKTGLVRAVNAKGNSRGSGLKRRFKKLALSVTAIALALGVSGVARAEAPAAASEMRDVLLVGNAQSGTVSFIDPYTFLNLGSVNVTEDKEERISEMGILKLLYDAFINENGGERNVDDVFLSPDGTVLYVSRGYLGDVAAFDLTAPGHRMLWRHPAPGFHADHAALSPDGGTLVVSDSTSKKAFLIDAVTGRRTGEFATGDFPHQNDFSPDGKRIYNTSIGNVLLPHALNFMKGERSLRIVDAESLQLLRTIKFPQGVRPNVFTPDEKTLYAQLSYLRGFVKVDLEQGAITHTVEMPASEFGKANYPNYDDFPKNSAHHGLALSGDGKKLCLAGTIDNYVAIISTETLATDRIMDGYDLPYWATTSSDGSYCFVSNSVEGTVGVFDYDTTQEAARIPVGEFPQRSRMGKAPQSVLNSLDPVQG encoded by the coding sequence ATGCGCAAGAATAAAACGGGTCTGGTGAGGGCGGTAAACGCCAAGGGGAATAGTCGTGGCAGTGGCCTGAAGAGGCGATTCAAGAAACTGGCGTTAAGCGTGACGGCTATTGCGTTGGCGCTGGGCGTTTCTGGTGTAGCGAGGGCGGAGGCGCCAGCGGCCGCTTCGGAAATGCGGGATGTGCTATTAGTGGGGAATGCGCAAAGCGGGACGGTAAGCTTTATCGACCCATACACCTTTCTCAATCTGGGTTCGGTGAATGTGACGGAAGATAAAGAGGAACGCATCAGCGAGATGGGCATTCTGAAGCTGCTGTACGATGCGTTTATTAATGAAAACGGCGGCGAACGCAATGTTGACGATGTCTTCCTGTCCCCCGACGGAACAGTGCTGTATGTATCCCGCGGCTACTTGGGCGATGTGGCGGCATTCGATCTCACCGCGCCGGGACATCGCATGCTGTGGCGGCATCCGGCGCCGGGGTTTCATGCGGACCACGCGGCGCTTTCCCCTGATGGAGGGACGCTGGTTGTATCAGATTCCACATCCAAGAAAGCCTTTCTGATAGACGCCGTCACCGGCAGACGCACAGGCGAATTCGCCACAGGAGACTTTCCTCATCAAAACGATTTCTCCCCAGACGGCAAGCGCATTTACAACACCAGTATCGGCAACGTATTGCTGCCTCACGCCTTGAACTTCATGAAAGGGGAGCGTTCATTGCGCATTGTCGATGCGGAGTCCCTGCAGTTGTTGCGCACCATCAAGTTTCCCCAGGGAGTGCGTCCCAATGTGTTTACGCCGGATGAGAAAACCCTGTACGCCCAGCTTTCCTATCTGCGTGGATTTGTGAAAGTGGATCTGGAGCAGGGCGCTATTACTCATACGGTGGAAATGCCCGCCAGCGAATTCGGCAAAGCTAACTATCCCAATTATGACGATTTCCCGAAAAACTCGGCGCACCATGGTCTGGCGCTATCCGGCGACGGTAAGAAACTCTGTCTGGCGGGAACCATCGATAACTATGTCGCGATCATTTCCACGGAAACCCTGGCGACGGATCGCATTATGGATGGCTACGATCTTCCATATTGGGCGACGACTAGCTCCGACGGTTCCTACTGCTTCGTTTCCAATAGCGTGGAGGGCACGGTTGGTGTGTTTGACTACGACACGACCCAAGAAGCCGCCCGCATTCCCGTGGGCGAGTTCCCACAACGCTCCCGGATGGGGAAAGCCCCGCAATCCGTGTTGAACAGCTTGGACCCAGTACAGGGATAA
- a CDS encoding response regulator transcription factor, whose protein sequence is MENIKILIADDHQVFRQGLISLISNNSDIEIANDCDNGTEALTFIENLKPDIAILDVSMPGMNGLEVMSHVLEEGLNTRIIFLTMHKEIKIIDHAMAQGASGYLLKDEAFEHLLSAIELVSQGKIYLSIELNSELATYRSNRSHEGLTAREAEIVHYISNGLSNKEIAKELHISPRTVDTHRTRLMRKLGLHRATDLVRYAIKEGLDI, encoded by the coding sequence ATGGAAAATATAAAAATTTTAATAGCCGATGATCATCAAGTATTTCGGCAGGGGCTAATTTCTCTTATTAGCAATAACTCAGACATAGAGATAGCGAATGATTGTGATAACGGCACAGAGGCATTAACTTTTATTGAGAATCTTAAACCAGACATTGCTATTTTAGATGTTTCCATGCCGGGGATGAATGGTCTTGAAGTTATGTCACATGTTTTGGAGGAAGGTCTCAACACCCGAATTATCTTTCTCACTATGCATAAAGAAATTAAGATCATCGACCACGCGATGGCTCAAGGAGCATCAGGCTATTTACTTAAAGACGAAGCGTTTGAGCATCTTTTGAGCGCTATCGAGCTGGTTTCACAAGGCAAAATATATCTTTCTATAGAACTGAATAGCGAATTAGCCACCTACCGGTCAAACAGATCCCATGAAGGTTTAACCGCGAGAGAAGCGGAAATTGTCCACTATATTTCCAATGGGCTTTCCAATAAAGAAATTGCAAAAGAGTTACATATTTCACCAAGAACAGTCGATACGCACAGAACGCGACTCATGAGAAAATTGGGGCTACACCGAGCTACTGATTTAGTGCGGTATGCTATTAAAGAAGGATTAGACATATAG
- a CDS encoding PP2C family serine/threonine-protein phosphatase yields the protein MKFNHIPEYNAIMDVFSPFDFSHYLEAQSAHGEDALFVHEKDGCIWFCVADGAGGKEASDYVADAFSQLLEEDLHSPDELECYLRRWDQEIAAMSPLGETTAAIGKVTNGEVIGASVGDSQCWLFHPEFVYELTQLQRRKPLLGSGEAVPIGFGPMILQGVLVVGSDGFFNYAPWSHIKQLVNSAGATASQFADLARNKSGALADDLSIIVIRQS from the coding sequence ATGAAATTCAACCACATTCCAGAGTATAACGCCATCATGGATGTATTCTCCCCGTTCGATTTTTCCCACTACCTTGAAGCCCAGTCCGCGCACGGTGAGGATGCTCTTTTTGTACACGAAAAAGACGGTTGCATCTGGTTCTGCGTCGCTGATGGGGCCGGCGGAAAAGAGGCTTCAGACTATGTGGCCGATGCATTTTCACAGTTGCTTGAAGAAGACCTGCATTCACCAGATGAGCTTGAGTGTTATTTGCGGCGTTGGGATCAGGAAATCGCGGCTATGTCCCCTTTGGGTGAGACGACGGCGGCGATTGGTAAAGTCACCAATGGCGAAGTGATTGGCGCCAGTGTCGGCGACTCTCAATGTTGGCTGTTTCATCCGGAATTTGTGTATGAATTGACGCAACTGCAAAGACGTAAGCCTCTGTTAGGGAGCGGCGAAGCGGTTCCTATCGGCTTTGGTCCGATGATTCTCCAGGGAGTATTAGTCGTCGGTAGCGACGGTTTTTTCAATTACGCCCCTTGGTCGCACATCAAACAGTTAGTGAACTCCGCCGGTGCGACGGCGTCGCAGTTTGCTGATTTGGCGCGCAATAAAAGTGGGGCATTGGCGGATGATTTATCGATTATTGTGATCCGCCAGTCGTAA
- a CDS encoding pyridoxamine 5'-phosphate oxidase family protein, which yields MKLDIQEYANKSVLCWLATSSLEGEPNVSPKEIFLALNPTTLLIANIASPISERNIRANPRVCVSYIDVFEQRGCKIKGDARVIEPAAPEWNDYLNQLKTLAGESFPIKNIFEVSISRSANILAPSYLLFPEVNVEQQIESAKKAYGVKVEAD from the coding sequence ATGAAACTGGATATTCAGGAATACGCCAACAAAAGCGTACTTTGCTGGCTGGCTACATCAAGTCTTGAGGGAGAACCCAATGTCTCGCCGAAAGAGATTTTCCTCGCCCTGAATCCCACAACATTATTAATCGCCAACATCGCCTCTCCCATCAGTGAACGCAATATCCGCGCTAATCCCAGAGTTTGCGTCAGCTATATCGATGTCTTTGAGCAAAGAGGCTGCAAAATAAAAGGCGATGCGCGGGTAATCGAGCCTGCAGCTCCAGAGTGGAATGACTATCTGAACCAACTTAAAACCCTGGCGGGAGAGAGCTTCCCCATTAAAAACATCTTTGAAGTCAGCATCTCCAGATCCGCCAATATTCTCGCCCCAAGCTACCTGCTTTTTCCTGAGGTAAACGTTGAACAGCAGATTGAAAGCGCGAAGAAGGCCTATGGGGTGAAAGTTGAGGCAGATTGA
- a CDS encoding lysozyme inhibitor LprI family protein translates to MKLISKLRRTGLVSVGAAFLCFDGAICAAASFDCAQASSSVETLICEDENLSNLDEQLAAAYKQARESQFGKEIKFSQTLWLKETRNLCVDVDCLRNAYERRIELLGKLSGAQGLFRARYERQLVGEVDAPQVPDYLEVNSDNGGVLQFAYESNHANGHSCNVEGEALQAKSGVYEYRDLDVGQCVFRIYLEDESLVFEDVDGACRTYYCGARGSIAKDRFAIESPKALQVLSGAK, encoded by the coding sequence ATGAAATTGATTTCTAAGCTACGCAGGACTGGACTTGTATCCGTCGGCGCAGCGTTCCTGTGTTTTGACGGCGCGATATGCGCCGCGGCCAGTTTTGATTGCGCTCAAGCTTCGTCCAGCGTTGAAACGCTGATATGCGAAGACGAAAACCTGTCTAACTTGGACGAGCAGCTGGCCGCCGCATACAAGCAGGCCAGAGAGTCTCAGTTCGGTAAAGAGATAAAATTCAGCCAGACACTGTGGTTGAAAGAGACGCGCAACCTGTGTGTAGACGTAGACTGCCTGCGCAACGCCTATGAGCGACGCATTGAGCTGCTCGGCAAGTTAAGCGGCGCGCAGGGCTTATTCCGCGCTAGATATGAGCGCCAACTGGTGGGCGAGGTAGATGCGCCGCAGGTTCCCGACTATCTGGAGGTCAACAGCGATAATGGCGGCGTGCTGCAGTTCGCCTACGAGTCCAATCACGCGAATGGTCACAGTTGTAACGTCGAAGGTGAAGCATTGCAGGCGAAAAGCGGCGTGTACGAATATCGTGACCTGGATGTGGGACAATGTGTTTTCCGCATTTATCTGGAAGATGAATCTTTAGTGTTCGAGGATGTCGACGGCGCCTGCCGTACCTATTACTGTGGCGCCAGAGGCTCTATCGCAAAAGATCGTTTCGCCATTGAGTCGCCGAAAGCGTTGCAGGTTTTGAGTGGTGCGAAATGA
- a CDS encoding NUDIX hydrolase, giving the protein MKYCNQCGCSVSLATPIGDSHPRHICGQCGYIHYQNPKVVTGCLVYQGDKVLLCKRAIEPRLGMWTVPAGFMENGESTRDAAKRETMEESGAIVAMQDLFLVANLPHANQVYMLYLAELKDTGPHGPETSETQLFNKDDLPWDEVGFYTVKYGLMRFFEDLDKGKFSLHEIDF; this is encoded by the coding sequence ATTAAGTACTGCAATCAATGCGGATGCTCCGTCAGTCTGGCCACTCCCATCGGCGATAGTCATCCCCGTCATATCTGCGGTCAGTGCGGTTATATTCATTATCAGAATCCAAAAGTTGTAACCGGTTGTCTGGTGTACCAGGGCGACAAAGTACTGTTATGCAAGCGGGCTATTGAGCCGCGGTTGGGAATGTGGACTGTACCGGCGGGATTTATGGAGAATGGTGAGAGCACCCGGGACGCTGCAAAACGGGAGACCATGGAGGAATCCGGCGCTATCGTGGCGATGCAGGATCTGTTTCTGGTGGCCAATCTGCCGCACGCCAATCAGGTGTATATGCTGTATCTGGCGGAGTTGAAGGATACCGGCCCTCATGGTCCTGAGACCTCCGAGACGCAATTGTTTAATAAAGATGATCTGCCTTGGGATGAGGTGGGCTTCTATACCGTAAAATATGGACTGATGCGGTTTTTTGAAGATTTGGATAAAGGTAAATTCAGCTTACATGAAATTGATTTCTAA
- a CDS encoding cytochrome c, giving the protein MRKAIKVVSLLALLLLIACSETQTDTGRWYTKAQAEAGKTLFEANCGMCHGRRAQGLAENWKKPDANGHYPPPPLNGTAHAWHHPMETLLATIENGGAPVGGVMPAFGDKFNKEQKLALVAYFQSLWPDDIYQQWREIDDRN; this is encoded by the coding sequence ATGAGAAAAGCAATAAAAGTCGTCAGCCTGTTAGCCTTGTTGTTACTAATCGCTTGCTCAGAAACCCAAACAGACACCGGCCGTTGGTACACCAAAGCTCAGGCGGAAGCAGGAAAAACGTTGTTTGAAGCGAATTGCGGCATGTGTCATGGGCGTCGCGCCCAAGGGCTGGCGGAGAATTGGAAGAAGCCGGACGCCAATGGACATTATCCGCCCCCACCGCTGAACGGAACGGCGCATGCGTGGCATCATCCCATGGAAACCCTGTTAGCGACGATCGAAAATGGCGGTGCGCCGGTAGGAGGTGTAATGCCGGCCTTTGGCGACAAGTTCAATAAGGAGCAGAAGCTGGCGTTAGTCGCCTATTTCCAAAGCCTGTGGCCGGACGATATCTACCAGCAATGGAGAGAAATCGACGACCGTAATTAG
- a CDS encoding plastocyanin/azurin family copper-binding protein, with translation MSVKNWMFGALLMGASMTVAASGGHDHSHHHESKGSPAGAPGDAAKVSRTIEIKATDAMKFEPGAIEVKAGETVKLVITNMGQVRHEFSLGTEEEHRAHGEMMRAMPDMKHDDGASVSLEPGESREIVWTFASAGTFEMACNLPGHYEAGMHGDVTVK, from the coding sequence ATGTCAGTAAAAAACTGGATGTTCGGCGCTCTGTTGATGGGCGCCAGTATGACGGTCGCCGCGTCAGGCGGCCATGACCACTCCCACCATCACGAGTCAAAAGGTTCTCCAGCCGGCGCTCCTGGCGACGCCGCCAAGGTGAGCCGCACTATCGAGATAAAAGCCACCGACGCCATGAAGTTCGAGCCGGGAGCTATTGAAGTCAAAGCGGGAGAAACCGTGAAACTGGTGATTACCAACATGGGACAAGTGCGCCATGAATTCTCCCTGGGCACGGAAGAGGAGCATCGCGCCCATGGCGAAATGATGCGCGCCATGCCGGACATGAAGCACGACGACGGAGCCTCCGTCTCCCTGGAGCCCGGCGAAAGCCGCGAAATCGTCTGGACTTTCGCCAGCGCGGGAACTTTCGAAATGGCCTGCAACTTACCGGGCCACTATGAAGCGGGCATGCACGGCGATGTGACGGTGAAGTAG
- a CDS encoding efflux RND transporter permease subunit codes for MIAAIIRWSVVNRFFVLLATFILVGWGWHSLRNTPIDAIPDLSDVQVIIKTSYPGQAPQVVQDQVTYPLTTAMLSVPGAQTVRGFSFFGDSYVYVIFKDGTDLYWARSRVLEYLSQVSGQLPSAAKPQLGPDATGVGWVYAYALTDRSGGHDIGQLRAIQDWFLKFELQTVPGVSEVATVGGMVKQYQVQVDPNRLRAYGVPLAHIKTAIQKGNRESGASVIEMAEAEYMVRVTGYIQGIDELKKIPLGLNVNGTPLLLEGVADIVIGPQMRRGIAELDGEGEVVGGVIVMRFGENAQKTIEGVKERLEELKKGLPDGVEVIPTYDRSHLIERAVHNLYEKLLEEFIVVTLICAVFLFHLRSSLVIIVSLPIGILVAFIVMQHQGINANIMSLGGIAIAIGAMVDGAIVMVENVHKHMERTPLTAENRWRVIADAASEVGPPLFFSLLIITMSFLPVFTLEAQEGKLFAPLAFTKTYAMAAAAGLAITLVPVLMGYFIRGKVTPEHKNPLNRLLTAMYRPVIKGVLKHPLLVILFSVVILAVGLWPVNKLGAEFMPPLDEGDLMYMPTTYAGVSIEEAREVLQRTDKLIRTVPEVVSVFGKIGRADTATDPAPLTMIETFIQLKPREEWRAGMTPDSLRKELDKLVKLPGLTNAWVMPIKTRIDMLSTGIKTPVGVKVSGPDLKEIEKIGKRLEQVLPKVSGTASVYSERVAGGRYVKVDIRRADAARYGLSVADIQDVTSAAVGGMNVTETVEGLERFPVNIRYPQAYRDSVEQLKLLPVVTASGQRIALADVADIYIDDGPPAIKSENARLNGWTLVDIEGRDLGSYVAEAQKVVAEQVEVPPGYSIAWSGQYEYMLRAKEKLTLVVPLTLMIIVVLLYMNFRNFIEVLIIMGTLPFALVGGVWLLYLLNYNLSVAVGVGFIALAGVAVEIGVLMLVYLNQSFSAMREKAVEEGRALNREDLLNAVMQGAGMRVRPIMMTVAAIVVGLVPIMLGEGTGSEVMQRIAGPMIGGMLSTLALALLVIPALYFLWKRTGLPTGRSV; via the coding sequence ATGATCGCCGCCATCATACGCTGGTCGGTCGTCAACCGTTTCTTCGTATTGCTGGCGACTTTTATTTTGGTGGGCTGGGGCTGGCATTCCCTGCGCAACACCCCCATCGACGCTATTCCCGATCTGTCCGACGTGCAGGTCATCATCAAGACCTCCTATCCGGGGCAGGCGCCGCAGGTGGTGCAGGATCAGGTGACCTATCCGCTGACCACCGCCATGCTGTCAGTGCCGGGAGCGCAGACCGTGCGCGGCTTTTCGTTCTTCGGGGACTCCTATGTCTACGTGATATTTAAAGACGGAACCGACTTGTACTGGGCGCGCTCGCGGGTACTGGAATACCTGAGTCAGGTATCGGGACAACTGCCTTCCGCCGCCAAACCGCAATTGGGGCCGGACGCCACCGGGGTGGGCTGGGTTTACGCCTACGCTTTGACGGATCGGAGCGGCGGTCACGACATCGGACAATTACGCGCGATTCAGGACTGGTTCCTGAAATTCGAGCTGCAAACAGTGCCCGGCGTGTCGGAAGTGGCGACCGTCGGCGGCATGGTGAAACAGTACCAGGTGCAAGTGGACCCGAATCGCCTGCGCGCATACGGCGTGCCGCTGGCTCATATCAAGACCGCCATCCAGAAGGGCAACCGGGAGAGCGGCGCCTCGGTCATTGAGATGGCGGAAGCAGAGTACATGGTGCGGGTGACCGGCTATATCCAGGGTATCGATGAGCTGAAAAAGATTCCCCTGGGCCTGAATGTCAACGGCACGCCGCTATTGCTGGAGGGCGTGGCGGATATCGTTATCGGCCCACAGATGCGTCGAGGAATTGCCGAGCTGGACGGCGAAGGTGAAGTGGTCGGCGGCGTGATCGTCATGCGTTTCGGTGAGAACGCGCAAAAGACCATAGAAGGGGTCAAAGAGCGACTGGAAGAACTCAAGAAAGGCCTGCCTGATGGCGTGGAAGTCATTCCCACCTATGATCGCTCCCACCTGATCGAAAGAGCGGTGCACAACCTGTACGAGAAACTGCTGGAAGAGTTTATCGTGGTGACGCTGATCTGTGCGGTGTTCCTGTTCCACCTGCGCTCGTCTCTGGTGATCATCGTCAGTCTGCCTATCGGGATACTGGTGGCCTTTATCGTCATGCAGCACCAGGGCATCAATGCCAACATTATGTCCCTGGGCGGTATCGCCATCGCCATTGGCGCTATGGTGGACGGCGCTATTGTCATGGTGGAGAACGTGCACAAACACATGGAGCGCACGCCGTTGACCGCTGAAAACCGCTGGCGAGTCATTGCGGACGCAGCGTCGGAAGTGGGGCCGCCGCTGTTCTTTTCCCTGTTGATCATCACTATGAGCTTCCTGCCGGTGTTTACGCTGGAGGCGCAAGAGGGCAAGTTGTTCGCCCCCCTGGCGTTCACCAAAACCTACGCCATGGCGGCGGCGGCCGGACTGGCGATCACTCTGGTTCCTGTGCTGATGGGGTATTTTATCCGTGGCAAGGTGACGCCTGAGCATAAAAATCCCCTCAATCGTCTGCTGACGGCGATGTATCGTCCGGTGATCAAAGGCGTGCTGAAACATCCGTTGCTGGTGATTTTGTTCAGCGTCGTCATCCTGGCGGTGGGGCTGTGGCCGGTGAACAAGCTCGGAGCGGAATTCATGCCGCCGCTGGATGAGGGCGACCTGATGTACATGCCCACCACCTACGCTGGCGTGTCCATCGAAGAGGCGAGGGAAGTGCTGCAGCGCACGGACAAGCTTATTCGCACTGTGCCTGAAGTGGTTTCCGTGTTCGGCAAGATCGGTCGGGCGGACACCGCCACGGACCCCGCGCCGCTCACCATGATCGAGACCTTTATCCAGCTCAAGCCGCGGGAAGAATGGCGGGCGGGCATGACGCCGGATAGTCTGCGTAAAGAACTGGATAAACTGGTGAAATTGCCCGGCCTTACCAATGCCTGGGTGATGCCGATCAAGACGCGCATCGATATGTTGTCTACGGGCATCAAAACTCCGGTAGGCGTGAAAGTTTCCGGCCCGGATCTGAAGGAAATAGAGAAGATAGGCAAGCGCCTGGAGCAGGTGTTGCCAAAGGTGTCGGGAACCGCATCCGTGTACTCAGAAAGAGTGGCGGGCGGCCGCTATGTGAAAGTGGATATCCGTCGCGCCGACGCTGCGCGTTATGGCTTGTCGGTGGCGGACATTCAGGATGTCACCAGCGCGGCGGTGGGAGGCATGAATGTGACGGAAACGGTGGAAGGGCTGGAGCGTTTTCCCGTAAATATTCGTTATCCGCAGGCCTATCGGGATTCCGTTGAGCAGTTGAAGCTGCTGCCGGTCGTCACTGCGTCAGGGCAACGTATCGCTCTCGCGGATGTGGCGGATATTTATATCGATGACGGCCCCCCTGCAATCAAGAGTGAGAACGCCCGCCTTAACGGCTGGACCCTGGTGGACATTGAAGGTCGTGATCTTGGTTCCTACGTGGCCGAGGCGCAGAAGGTCGTGGCGGAGCAGGTGGAAGTACCTCCGGGTTATTCCATTGCTTGGTCGGGCCAGTACGAGTATATGCTGCGAGCCAAGGAAAAGCTGACGCTGGTGGTTCCGCTGACGTTGATGATCATCGTGGTGTTGCTGTACATGAACTTCCGCAATTTCATTGAAGTATTGATCATTATGGGCACGCTGCCGTTTGCGCTGGTAGGCGGCGTATGGCTGTTGTACCTGCTCAATTACAACCTGTCCGTGGCCGTCGGTGTTGGATTTATCGCCCTGGCTGGCGTGGCGGTGGAGATTGGCGTGTTGATGCTGGTGTATTTGAATCAGTCTTTCTCCGCCATGCGGGAGAAGGCGGTGGAAGAGGGACGGGCGTTGAATCGCGAGGATCTGCTGAACGCAGTGATGCAGGGTGCGGGCATGCGCGTCAGGCCGATTATGATGACCGTTGCGGCGATTGTGGTGGGACTGGTGCCCATCATGCTTGGCGAAGGGACGGGCTCAGAAGTCATGCAGCGCATCGCGGGCCCCATGATCGGCGGTATGCTGAGCACATTGGCGCTCGCGCTGTTGGTGATACCGGCGTTGTATTTTCTATGGAAGCGAACCGGGCTGCCGACGGGAAGATCTGTATGA
- a CDS encoding efflux RND transporter periplasmic adaptor subunit, with amino-acid sequence MRLVISLVFIIVAFVAGWFASRHPAMTGLLGEMGEMGEMDMASAEAGGEKKPLYWVAPMDPNYRRDKPGKSPMGMDLVPVYEEDAQGQNDDGGVTISPNVEHNLGVRVAPVEKGELLLPIHTVGYVAFDEDRLTHVHSRVEGWIEALNVKSSGDPVSKGQKLYEIYSPALVNAQEEYLAALRSNNRLLLKASSERLLALGLNASQVNRLEKRRSVDQRISVYADQSGVVDSLMVREGMFIKPATEVMSIGGLEQVWVIAEVFERQAGWVKAGQPVTMQVAAAPGRAWEGKVDYLYPVLDAKTRTLRVRVRFPNPDLTLKPNMFANLTLRAKIDEQALSLPREAVIRTGSHDRVVLAEGDGRYRPAFVKLGVEADDRVQVLEGLKAGDQVVISGQFLIDSESKVDVALAALESSKKSAQQNAAPSTVWATGTINSVMAGHGMLNISHDPVKAWNWPSMDMDFTTVDGLSLDDVAPGQRVRFEITRSSPSDFQVTALDIIAAAPTAKTMNTKDAAKDAEMQAEMEADMQMDHDMDHDGAMPAEGAQ; translated from the coding sequence ATGCGTTTAGTGATCAGTTTAGTTTTTATTATCGTTGCCTTTGTCGCCGGATGGTTCGCCAGTCGGCATCCCGCGATGACTGGGCTATTGGGTGAGATGGGTGAGATGGGTGAGATGGACATGGCCTCTGCGGAGGCGGGTGGCGAGAAGAAGCCATTGTACTGGGTGGCGCCCATGGACCCTAACTACCGTCGTGACAAACCCGGCAAGTCTCCCATGGGCATGGATCTTGTGCCGGTCTATGAAGAAGACGCTCAGGGCCAGAACGATGATGGCGGCGTCACCATCAGTCCAAATGTGGAGCACAATCTGGGCGTGCGCGTCGCCCCAGTCGAGAAGGGCGAACTGCTGTTGCCCATTCATACGGTAGGTTATGTAGCGTTTGATGAAGATCGTCTGACCCATGTGCACAGTCGCGTGGAGGGCTGGATTGAAGCGCTGAATGTGAAGTCCAGCGGCGACCCGGTCAGCAAGGGACAAAAGCTCTATGAAATTTATTCTCCCGCGCTGGTGAATGCGCAGGAGGAATATCTGGCGGCGCTTCGCAGCAATAATCGCCTTTTACTCAAAGCTTCCAGCGAGCGCTTGTTGGCGCTCGGCCTCAACGCTTCTCAGGTTAACCGGCTGGAGAAACGCCGTAGCGTGGATCAGCGCATCAGCGTCTATGCGGACCAGAGCGGGGTGGTGGACAGCCTGATGGTGCGGGAAGGCATGTTTATCAAACCCGCCACGGAGGTGATGTCTATCGGCGGTTTGGAGCAGGTGTGGGTGATCGCAGAGGTATTTGAGCGTCAGGCGGGCTGGGTGAAAGCCGGGCAGCCGGTGACTATGCAGGTTGCGGCGGCGCCGGGGCGCGCATGGGAAGGCAAAGTGGATTATCTGTATCCGGTGCTGGACGCCAAAACCCGTACTCTACGGGTGCGCGTGCGGTTTCCTAACCCGGACCTGACATTGAAACCGAATATGTTCGCCAATCTCACTCTGCGCGCTAAGATTGATGAGCAGGCATTGTCTTTGCCCCGAGAAGCGGTGATCCGCACCGGCAGCCATGATCGCGTGGTATTGGCTGAAGGCGACGGCCGCTATCGTCCCGCGTTCGTGAAACTGGGCGTGGAGGCGGATGATCGCGTGCAAGTGCTGGAAGGACTCAAGGCGGGAGATCAAGTGGTGATCTCGGGACAGTTCCTGATCGATTCGGAGTCCAAAGTCGATGTGGCGCTGGCGGCGTTGGAATCCTCTAAGAAAAGCGCGCAACAAAATGCAGCGCCAAGTACGGTGTGGGCGACGGGTACCATCAACAGTGTGATGGCGGGCCACGGCATGCTGAATATCTCCCACGACCCGGTGAAGGCGTGGAACTGGCCCTCCATGGACATGGACTTTACGACAGTCGACGGTTTGTCCCTGGATGATGTCGCGCCCGGTCAACGCGTGCGCTTTGAAATTACCCGCAGCAGCCCTTCCGACTTCCAGGTGACGGCGCTGGATATCATCGCCGCCGCTCCCACCGCTAAGACTATGAATACAAAAGACGCAGCCAAGGACGCTGAGATGCAAGCGGAAATGGAAGCGGACATGCAGATGGATCACGACATGGATCATGATGGCGCCATGCCGGCGGAGGGCGCGCAATGA